A region of Lycium barbarum isolate Lr01 chromosome 3, ASM1917538v2, whole genome shotgun sequence DNA encodes the following proteins:
- the LOC132630522 gene encoding uncharacterized protein LOC132630522 — protein sequence MASPLPKPLLFDPSTRDKTMWCEFHETLGHKTSDSRNLREEMANMLARGHLREYLSERARNNYWRIGPVEEKNSPNALLDVINIIFGRSMIASTSFPTSKNMKISITREKRVCKLLDEGMITFTDEDAESITLLHNDALVITVFIDRCQVKRIMVDLGSSTNIIRWKVVEEIGLLEKIIPAAKTLFGFNMSSETTKEEIDLPMEAGGIIKMIKFYVIDDNMQYNAIFGRPWLQDMKAIPSTLHLLLKFPTLGGIRQIQGEQPTSKEMFAIEEPDTHELVVAAK from the coding sequence ATGGCATCACCCCTCCCGAAGCCTCTACTGTTCGATCCTAGTACTAGAGATAAGACGATGTGGTGCGAATTTCACGAAACCCTGGGGCACAAAACCTCTGATTCCAGGAACCTTCGGGAGGAGATGGCCAACATGCTTGCCAGGGGACACCTCCGTGAATATCTAAGTGAAAGGGCCAGAAATAATTACTGGAGAATCGGGCCTGTGGAAGAGAAAAATTCCCCTAATGCTCTTCTTGATGTTATCAATATTATTTTTGGCAGATCTATGATCGCTAGTACCAGTTTTCCCACATCCAAGAACATGAAAATCTCGATCACACGAGAGAAGAGGGTCTGCAAACTCCTGGACGAAGGCATGATTACCTTCACTGATGAGGATGCGGAAAGCATCACTTTGCTACACAACGACGCCCTAGTTATCACTGTGTTCATCGATCGCTGCCAGGTAAAGCGCATAATGGTCGATCTGGGAAGTTCGACCAACATTATCCGCTGGAAGGTGGTAGAAGAGATAGGATTGCTGGAAAAAATCATACCGGCTGCAAAAACTCTCTTTGGCTTCAATATGTCCAGCGAAACTACTAAGGAAGAGATCGACCTACCTATGGAAGCCGGAGGAATCATCAAGATGATAAAGTTTTACGTGATCGACGACAATATGCAATATAATGCAATCTTCGGTAGACCTTGGCTCCAAGATATGAAGGCTATCCCATCAACCCTTCATTTGCTATTGAAGTTTCCCACTCTAGGAGGGATCAGGCAGATCCAAGGGGAGCAACCAACGTCAAAGGAGATGTTCGCGATCGAGGAACCTGACACACACGAACTGGTTGTAGCAGCCAAATAG